In Candidatus Methylomirabilota bacterium, a genomic segment contains:
- a CDS encoding class I SAM-dependent methyltransferase produces the protein MKRSRTVFEARSSLLGRIRVIDHGAERRLMVSGETLSVYPLNGDWSRVRREYWWHAVAAVDLPPAPAVLLVGLGGGTQVHVLEQLRRPRQLTIIERDPTILRIAQRWFGLQARGGIEFLCGDADVIAPWLARARRRFDFIMEDVGYADDVARSLPLARVLARLVSPRGVLVINRHRRGDAQRLADTLRALFAAVWLRRVRREAENVLVCCARPRRSDPSGPPERSGRSAAP, from the coding sequence ATGAAAAGATCTCGCACGGTCTTCGAGGCGCGCTCGTCTCTGTTGGGGCGCATCCGGGTCATCGACCACGGCGCCGAGCGCCGCCTGATGGTCAGCGGGGAAACCCTGTCCGTGTACCCGCTGAACGGCGACTGGTCGCGCGTCCGCCGCGAGTACTGGTGGCACGCCGTCGCCGCGGTCGACCTGCCGCCCGCACCCGCGGTGCTGCTGGTGGGGCTGGGCGGCGGCACCCAGGTCCACGTGCTCGAGCAGCTGAGGCGCCCACGGCAGCTGACCATCATCGAGCGCGATCCGACGATCCTGCGCATCGCGCAGCGATGGTTCGGCCTCCAGGCGCGCGGCGGGATTGAGTTCCTCTGCGGCGACGCCGACGTGATCGCCCCCTGGCTCGCCCGGGCCCGGCGCCGCTTCGACTTCATCATGGAGGATGTCGGCTATGCGGACGACGTCGCGCGCTCCCTGCCGCTGGCGCGCGTCCTCGCCCGGCTCGTCTCCCCGCGCGGCGTCCTGGTGATCAACCGCCATCGCAGGGGTGACGCCCAGCGGCTGGCCGACACGCTGCGGGCGCTCTTCGCCGCGGTGTGGCTGCGTCGGGTGCGACGCGAGGCCGAGAACGTGCTGGTGTGCTGCGCCCGGCCGCGGCGATCCGACCCGTCCGGCCCCCCCGAGCGGTCCGGCCGGTCAGCGGCCCCCTAG